caggctggtctcgaactcctgacctcatgatctgcccacctcagcctcccaaagtgctgggattacagacatgagccaccacgcccggctcagaGACCTCTTGCCTGAGCCATGATTCTACCAAGCGCTCTACTCATTCCCCCAAGAAATCACGTCAtcccctttttacagatgaagttACCTGCTAAGCTAGAAGTGGCAGGAAGAAGCCAGGTGTGGTTTgtggctgcttgggaggctgaggcaggaggaatgcttgagcccaggagttggagtccagcctgggcaacatagcaagacctcatttcaaaaaaaaaaaaaagagtggcagATGGGACTAGGGCCTGGGGATATGGCTTCAAGGATGTCTCCCAGCCTGCAGGCCGCATTCTCTGCCATTCCAGTTGATCATCTGGACAGGGAAAGTCTACCGGCACACGCATGCTTAGATGGGCCAGTATCTCCCTTATCTGGCCCATGAGGCCTCCCTCTCCAGGCCAAGCCCCACTCTTTACTAGGCACTGAGGCCTTCCATGCCCCCAGGGCACAGATTCTCCCATTTctctcccctcttttttttttttttgagatattctCACTCCaatacccaggctggaatgcagtggcacgatcttggctcactgcaacctccatctcctgggttcaagtgattctcctgcctcagcctccccagtggctgggactacaggcacccaccacacacctggctaatttttatatttttagtagagatggggttttgctatgttggccaggctggtcttgaactcctggtctcaagtgatccactggcctcggcctcccaaaatgctaagattacaggtgtgagccaccacatccacctCCCCATGGTTGAGGATTTGCTTCTGGATTACCACCTCCAGGAAGCCTACCTCTGCAACCCCtaggcagttttgttttttgagagggtcttgctctgtcactctggcTAGAGCGCAGCAGGAGGCAGCAAGGCTGGGACCTGGGCAGTGagtacagctcactgcagccttgaattcctgggctcaagtgatcctccagcctcagcttcccaagcagttgggactacaggcacgtaccactgtgctcggctaatttttatattttgtagagatggggtctcaccacgttgctcaggctggtcttgagctcctaggctcaagccatcttcccacttcggtctcccaaagtgctggcattacaggcctgaaccattGTATCTGGCGTTTTTTGAACCCCAGCCTGTTACTCCCCTACAGATCACACCACAACCTGCTTAGGCCGCAAGCGGCTCACCCGGAACAATCCCTTCGTGCCACAAGTCCCTGGCTCAGTGCCCTTAACCACTCAAAtcacctgggttttttttttttttgagatggagtcttgctgttgcccaggctggagtacagtggcgtgatctcagccccctgaaacctctgcctctcccgggttcaggcaattctcctgcttcagcctcccagctagctgggattacaggcacccaccacaatgcccagctaattttttgtatttttagtagagacggggtttcaccatattagccaagctggtcttgaactcctgacctcaggtgatccacctgccttggcctcccaaagtgctgggattacaggcgtgagccaccatgcccaccccacCCTGGGATTTAAGATGCAAATTTCTAGGTCTGGGATGGGGCTTTAAATGatacatttctaacaaattctcAGGTGATGCCAACGTTCACAGACCACACTTAAGAGTATCAAAGGCCTTCCTGCTCTCAGTAGGTCCAAAGCTACCCAAACCTTGCTCTGAATGCACTATAGATATGTCTATACCCGAGTCAACAGGCTGGAGCCCCTGCCCTCAGCCAGACAGGCCAGAGATAAGCACCATGCCAGTTGCACCTGAGCATCTTTCAGCTTTCATCAGTTTATGCCTAATCCTGCTCAGTAGGTGCCACCCCCATGTTGCCCATGAGGACTGGCAGGCTCACAGCAAGTAGCCAGCCAGGCTGGGATGCTGCAGCGAAAGTGAACTTCCCCGAGTGAGAATGGCTTGAGTTTGGGGCAAGGCTGGAGCCAGCTACTGAGGTATGTGAAGCCTCCCACAGAGGTACCATGAACACCTTCCCCAGCAAAGGGGGCACAAGTTCCCTGGGTACCCTCCTTGGGGCACCATTCCCTTACTCACTCCTAGGAACTATGGCTGAAACCTGGGGGAGGGAAGCAGCCTATTTAGGGAGCGCGATAAAGGTAGGGGGAGGTTGAGAAGCAGCTCCCCCCAGTGACAGTGAGgcctcatgtctataatcccagtacttttggaggccaaggagagagatcacgtgaggccaggggttcgaggccagcttggggaacatagcaagacccagttcctaccaaaaatagaataaattgggCACagtggggctcatgcctgtagtcccagcaactcaggaagctcaggcaggaggatggctggagaccaggagttccaggttgcagtgagctgtgactatactactgcactccagcctgggcaacacagccagaccttTCTCTCAAAAGGGACAAatcaaaacaaacccaaaaccaAAGCAGGTTCTCAGCTCTCCTGAGGCTTCCTACCCCCAAAGCAAAACTACCCACCTCAGAGCCACCTCAGGACCACCGGCTTATGACATTAGGCTGCCTCCTGGAATGGCTTGGAGTGCCAGTCACCCCTTGCTGCAGCTTTGACAAGTTCATACCAACATGTCCCAAGAATAGCTTCAAGCCCAAGGTGACAGCTAAGACCAGGCAGAAGCAGTGCTCTGATCACTGCCCTACTGGGAGGGCCCAATCATGACTGGCCTTCTGGCCTCTAGCATCTGGACAGAGCTGCCTGCCTGCTTGCCTTGGAGAAGTGGGCCTGGAAgctctctcctccccactcccatgTCTAGAGTCAAATCCATGGGGGCCAGAGATATAAGATTCTTTGCTAGCCTAGAAGTAAGGTGGGTCCAGCCAGACTGACCTTCATCTAAGAGTTTCCATGTTGGTTCCCATGGAGGTGATAGATTATAATTGTCTAAGGACATGAACCCTGCCCTGTTTACAGTAGAGACACAGTAGTACTTGCTGGACTATGCTATGTGAGTGCACGGGGCGGGTGGTATACAGTCTTCCCCACCTGACACAGTCAGTACTAATTCTGACCTTCCATCTGACCACCACACCACGACCAGAtattgctttcttcttttattcgGAAGCAGACACAGGGTGGGAGGCAGTGCGACACCTCCTGGTGAGAACCAGGATAACAGCAGTCAGAGTCAGGGACACCACCACAGCCAGGCCTACGCCCAGCAGCACCACTGAGGTGTCAGAAGGCAAAGCCCACTGCTCTACTTCATGGTCACCACTCCTGTCCAGGAAGATCAGTGGCCCCATGGTGACATCTGCTTCTTCTGTCACTGTGAAAGGAGAACACACAACCAAGGGTCATCTTAGTCCCTAACCGGGAACTGGGTTGGAGGTTTTATTCTGCCTCAGTGGGCTAAACTAATATGTTGTCTTTTTTGTGTGGGCTAATAAACAGTTTCTAGACAAAAAAACACAGCTTtctcagccaggtgtgatggctaatgcctgtaatcccagcactttgggaggctgaggcaggcagatcacctgaggtcaggtgtttgagaccagcctggccaacatggcaagacccgtctctactgaaaataaaaaaattaactgggcatggtggcacatgcctgtagtctcagctacttgggaggctgaggcaggagaatagcttgaacctgggaggcagaggtttcagtgagcagagatcgtgccattgctctccagcctggaggacagagctaGACACCATCTTGGTgcaggggagggggaagaaaaaagaaaaagacagcttTCTCATACAGAGAAAGCAGGTCACCCAAGAGGGATTCCCTAGTACAtcgtcttttttgtagagacagggtcttgctatgttgcccaggctggtcgagaactcatgggctcaagcgatttccctggcctcagcctccccaagtgctaggattataggcacaaccCACTGTTCTGGccagattattaattttttttttgagagacagttttactcttgttgcccaggctggagtacaatggtgcaatctcggctcactgcaacctctgcctcccagattcaagtgattctcctgcctcagcctcccaagtagctgggattacaggcatgtaccaccatgcccagctaattttttatttttagtagagacggggtttctccatgttggtcaggctggtctcgaactcctgacctcaggtgacctgcccgccttggcctcccgaagtgttgggattgcaggcctgagccactatgcCAAGCCAGATTATCTTAACAACTGCTATATTTCCCCTACATGCCTAATTATGTCTTAGTAGAAGCCTAGGATGACAGCAGATCTACCCTGGCTGCCACCGAGGTGGAAGGCTGAGAGCCCCTCCTGCTTAACCCCAAGATTTGTGTTAGGGAAAGGTAGCTGCAGGCCTAGGTACAAACAGTTTTAATGGAGGACAAGGGAAAATACCATCAGCCTGAAATGACAGCAGGTACCCTCAACTGAGTAAGGGACAATGAACAGCCTCTTGGCCATTCTGTGACATACCATGCCTGCGGTTACGGGAAGCAGACCTGGACCACTGGCTCACGACATGAGGCTGCCTCCTGGAATGGCTTGGAGTGCCACAGTCACCTTTGTTACAGCATTGACAGATGTCAGCCGGGCCTTCCACTGGGAACCAGCTGAGATGAAAGACAAGCAGCTTAGATTTTTGTTGCCTGCAGGAAGCAGTTTGCTGATAATATATTGGGGGAAATAGACAAGGGGTCTCCAATTCAGTTTCTACTCCAGTCACGGAGCACCTGTCCTCCTCACCTGTTGGAAGGCTTGCTGAAGAAACAGGCTTTGTTGAGTTCATCTGGGTCCTGCTCAGCTAGGGTGACCTTCAGGTGGCAGGTGATGTATATCTGCAAGGAATAACAGCTATTTCCAGGCCGAGTTCCAGGCTGTGCCTGGGAGTTTAACACACCAGTTCTCTTATAACCCTTAACCCTTTAAAGAGTGAGAaggggccgggtgcaatggcacacacctataatcccagcactttgggaggccaaggcgggtagatcacctgaggtcaggagttcgagaccaacctggccaacatggtgaaaccccatcgctactaaaaatacaaagttagctgggcgtggtggtgggtgcctgtagtcccagctacctggaaggctgaggcaggagaatcactggaacctgggaggcagaagttgcagtgagccgagatcatgccactgcactccagcctggctgacagtgagactgtctcataaAATAAACAGGGGGAAGGAAGAGCCTCATCTCTAAGATGGTGTAAAGGTTCACTTACCCAGTGTTAGAGCAAGTAGCAACTAGTTTTAGACTGGAATCCACCACTTATTCCCCTGATCTTTTCCAAACTTACCCAATCATTGAGCATGCTTGACCCTGGGCTTCTGAGACagggcctgtcacccaggctggagtacagtggtgtgatgatgactcactatagccttgacctcctgggctcaagggatcctcccacctcagcctcatgagcagctggaattacgggtacaagccactacacctggctaattttggattttttgcagagatgaggttttgccatgttgcccaagctggcctcaaactcctgggctcaagtgatctgtccgcctcagcctcccaaagtactgggattacaggtgccagctatCCGTGCCTGGCCAGTCCTGGGCTTAACTCAGCATTGCTAAACGCACGCCCATCCCCAGGTGACCGAGGTGAGTGGTAGACACCTTAATAGCTAGCAGCTTAGCTGGGCTTCTGACGCTGCCACCTGCCACTTGACTAGTTGACAAGCTACTTTTCTTCAGGGATGTAGTCACTGTATTGCCAGCTAAGGCAAGACCAAGTTGTTTCTGTGACCTGAGGTCCTTGGGCACATAAAGAAGCCTTTTGGACTTGCTTCTGTGGAGTTTCCATTTCAGACTtacgaggtttttttttttttttgaggtggagtcttgctgttgcccaggctggagtgcaatggcactatctcagctcactgcaacctctgcctcctaggttcaagcaattctcctgcctcagcctcccaagtagctgggattacaggcacttgccataatgcctcgctaatttttttgtatttttagtagagacagggtttcgccatcttggccaggctggtcttgaactcctgaccttgtgatccacctgccttggcctcccaaagtgctgggattacaggcgtgagccactgcgcccggccagacttGAGTTTGATGGCTCACTCTTTGGGCAAGCTTCCCTGGGCTTTTCTTCCTTGCACATACCTCTGCTATTAGTCAAGCCTACGTCAGTCTCCCTTCACCTGTAAGGGATATGACGACGAGAAGACTCACCAGGCTGATACCCTGACAGTCCTGGCCTCTGGGAAACGTTTACCCACCCTCGTTAGACAAGTACGAGGGAATGAACCCAATATGAGCTCCTGCTGGGAGCTGaaggaccccccccccccacccagggAATAGTCAACTACCCTGTAAGCACTGCCCccctaccctttttttttttttttttttgagacggagtctgtctctagtccaggctggagtacactgtaGCCACTAACTccgaggtttaagcgattctcttgcctcagcctcccaagtagatgggattacgggtacccaccaccacaccaggctagtttttgtatttgtagtagagatggggtttccccatgttggccaggcttgtcttgaactccaggcctcaagtgatccacctgccttggcctcacaaagtgctgggattattggcatgagccaccatacctggccaagcCTTCTCATTTTAGACTGACATTCCATCCTGCTGCTGGGGCTAGGGGCCATTCTGACAGAGCCAGGGCTCAGTCTAGCCTTGGCCCGTCCCCAGGTCAGTTTCCCTTCATATTTCAGGCAGGGCTAAAATTCCTCCCTGCTCAACCTCGGGCAGAGCATGGCAATTCTGCCACCTTCCAGCAGAAGCCTCAGAGCCACAAGCCTCAGTCACCACCTAGTGGCCAAGTACACCAGCAGAGAAACTTGAAACCATGTAAATTCAGACTTTTAGAAACAAGCCAGTTTAGCAGTTGTCCAGCTGCCCATCTTAGCCACCTGCCCTGCAAGTAAGAAGCTTCCAAGGCCCTGTTGTCTATTCCACAAAGGAAATGTACTTTCATCCTTAGCTTCTTCCTAGTATGTTTTTCTGGTGCTAACTGGAGTCTAAGATCCCAGGGCAGTTCCCCTATAGCGGCCTTTTAGAAGCAGggtctaggctgggcatggtggctcatgcctgtaatcccagcactttgggaggctgaggtcagtggatcacctgaggtcaggagttcaagaccagcctggccaacatggtgaaaccccatctctactaaaaaaaaaaaaatacagaaattagctgggcatggtggcaggtgcctataatcccagctacttgggaggctggaacggaagaattgcttgaacctgggagatgggaagttgcagtgagctgagattatgccattgcactctagcctgggcaacaagagtgacactccatttcccaaaaaaaaaaaaaaaaaaaaaagaggggagtgtgatagctcacgcctgtaatcccagcacttgctgaggcaggtggatcacctgaggtcaggagtttaagaccagcctgaccaacatagtgaaaccccatctctactaaatattcaaaaattagccaggcgtggtgactgagtgcctataattccaactattagggaggctgaggcaggagaatggcttgaatcaggaggtggaggttgcagtgaaccgagatcctgccattgcattccagcctgggtgacagagtgagactctgtccaaaaaaaaaaaaagaagtacacagggtcttgctctgttgaggGCAatagcaccatcatagctcactgcagccttaaacacCTGAActctgatcctcccacctcggcctcccaaggtgctgggattacagatgtgaaccaccgtgcccagccaccctATTGCTCTGAAATAGGGTTGTTCCTTCTTTGTGCCATGGGACATAGTCTACTGAGGCATCATCAATCCTACCTTTGAAGGGGAGCCCTCCAAGGGCTCAGACTATCTTCCATTAAACAGCACTGTTCTCTGGTCTTAGTTGCCCCTCAACCCCCAGAGATTGAGAAACCACCTCAGTCCATACCCATGCTGACCGCTACCACCTCTGTGAAAACTTCTCCCCATCTTCTTCCCAAATGGCCACACCTGAGGTCAATCTTGACTTCCTCCCACAACCAGGATCCTCTCCCCTAAGGAGCTATCGGTCACTGATCCGAGGGCCAGGACTCTTTTCCCAAATCTGCCCTCCTTTATCCCCAGCCCCATTGAAGCAGGGCCCACCACTGAGAGCTTCAGGCCATCTCATCAATATTAGATGCTTTTCCCTTTTGCTACCCTACTGATCTGTGTGTTGATCTTTCTCTTCCCACAAGGCAGCTGCTGGAGGAGGTGAAGTGGCATCGATGTGATCTTTGAGAAGTTTCTACTTTGTCCCTTAATGCCACCCTGACGTATGAGCCTCTGCTTCAGAGGTTTGCAAGCCTGGCTGCGTATTAGAGTCACCTAGGAGCTTAAGTGGCTTTTGATGCATTTCCAAGTAGAATAAGGTAGGTCAGTAGATGGAGGATAACAGTAAAATGCTagtaggccgggtacagtggctcacgcctgtaatcccagcactttgggaggccaaggcaggtggatcgtttgaggtcgggtattcaagaccagcctggccaatatggtgaaaccatctctactaaaaatataacaggCACTCAGTAGTGGCGTATGCCtacaatctcagctacttgggaggctaaggcaggagaatcgcttgagcctgggaggtggaagttgcagtgacctaagatcgtgccactgtactccagcctgggtgacagagtgagaccctctcaaaaaaaaaaaaaaaaaaaaaaggtgggggggcacgtggtggttcatgcctataatcccagcactttgggaggctgaggcggttggataatgaggtcaagagttcaagaccagcctggccaaaatgatgaaaccctgtctctactaagaaatacaaggattagccgggcatggtggcaggcgcctacaatcccagctactcaggaggctgaggcaggagaattgcttgcacccggaggcagaggttgcagtgagccaagaccacaccattgcattccagcttgggtgacagagtgagactgtctcaaaaaaaaaaaaatgctggtggTAGAACCTAGATGGTGTGCACACTGAAGTTCATAGAGTTTTACAGCAAACACCTATGAAGATTTAGTTAATGTTACAAAATGTGACACCAGGCCCTACCCCAATAGAGTAAAGGTATGAGATTCTCTACAATCAGTATTTTTACAACCTCTCCAGATGATTAGTATAGAGCCAGCACTGGAAACCCCTACTTTAATCACTTCCTAACCACCTATTCTAAGCTCACAGCCTCACCTCTCATCTCAGTGAGCTTGTTTAAAAGCtacttgaggctgggcatggtggctcacgcctgtaatctcagcacttttggaggccgatgcaggtggatcacaaagtcaggagttcgagaccagcctggccaacatggtgaaacccagtctctagtaagaatacaaaagttagccgggcgtggtggcaggcacctgtaattcccagctactcaggaggctgaggcaggagaattgcttgaacccaggaggtagaggttgcagtgagccgagactgtgacatcgcattccagcctggactgcagagcaagactccaactcaagaaataaaagctacttgaggctgggcatggtggctcacgcctgtaattccagcactttgggagaccgaggcaggcggatcacctgaggtcaggagtttgggaccagcctggacaacatggtaaaaccttgtctctactagaaatacaaaaaaattagccaggcatggtggcgggtacctgtactcccagctacttgggaaactgaggcaggagaatcacttgaacctgggaacctggagtagctgggactacaggtgcccaccatcatgcccagctaattttttgcatttttagtagagggggtttcaccgtgttaaccaggatggtctcaatctcctgacctcgtgatctgcccgcctcagcctcccaaagtgctgggattatgggcacgagccaccgcaccaggcaaTTTACTTCTAACCACTTACCAGTACTTCCTGGCTAGATGTTGGTCCTTGCACCTGCACTTCCTACTGCAtccctcccccacctcagccaTTAGGCAGTCCCcatcttcattccttccttctccttccctcttaGTGTCAATTTGAGTTTTCTAGTTTAGGTTCTCAAGGGGAGGCCCCAGACTGGCAGAACCAACACTTAAGAATGCAGATTCTAGGCTTCACTAGACCACCTGAATCAAACCCTGGGTTGGGGCCCAGTCATCAATTTCAACAAGCCCTCCAGCTGAGGATGATGCCTTCAGAATCAGTAGCCTAACCTATGACCAAGTTCAAGAAGCCACCCTGGCTAGGAAGTTCACACTGGTTTTCTTTGCCCCTGCAGAAAGCCTCCAGGAAGGCTaacacctgccttttttttttttttttttttttggagatggagtctcactgtcactcaggctggaggtgcagtggcacaatctctgctcactgcaacctctgcctcccaggttcaagctattctcctgcttcagcctcccaggtagctgggattacaggtacccaaccaccacactcagctaattttttttgtatatttagtagagtcagggttttactatgttggccaggctggtcttgaactcctgacctcaagtgatccacccccctcggcctcccaaagtattgggattacaagcatgagccatcgtgcccggcctctaCCTCTTAAGGCTTCATATTGTTCATCCTTCTGCTTGAAGGCCTCGCTAAAGCTCATGGCTTTACTTGTAAGTTTGAGTTACTGGGACACAGCTCTAAGTCATTTGCTTAAGGGTGGAGCTAGTGAGTGACCCCATTCAGTAGGATATGAAGGTTGCAAGTTCAGCCTTCTTTCAGGCTGTTAAAGCTCTTACCATGTTTCTGGAGTCATTAGCAAAGTGGAAGACATCCACTGTGAACTGGAGTGTATCTGGCCCGGGTCGAGGAACTTTGAATGCAGAAGAGGCATCAGTGAGACCGTCGACAAGACAGCTTGGAAGAAAACAGAACGGTGTTAAAGCCAGACAGgtgggccgggcaccgtggctcacgcccataatcccagcactttgggaggccaaggtgggtggatcacttgaggtcaggagttcgagactagcctggcaaacatggtgaaaccttgtctctactaaaaatacaaaaattagccaggcatggtgatgggcacctgtaatctcagctacttggggggctgaggcaggagaatcacttaaacctgggaggcagaggttgcagagggcAGAGATCAAGcctctgtattccagcctgggttacagagtgagactgtctcaaaaagccAAACAGGTGGCTTTAGGGTCATTTTGCTAGGAAGGTTCTCTAGTCAGGGAGCCCAGTGCTCACCCATGGAAGTCCACGATGGTGTGATAAGGGGAGGCATTCTGGTCTGGTGTCGGTGTGGCCACGCAGTGGTCCACAAACAACCGCAGTGGCACATGGCTGCCAGTGTGGATTTCTGCCTGGAGGTGGGCTGCATCTCCCAGGTGGAAGGTGGGGGATCTCTTCTCAGCGTTCCAGTTCTCTGAAAGACacagccagctgggcatggtggctcacccctgtaatcccagcaccttgggaggctgaggcaggtggatcacctgaggtcaggagttcgagaccagcctggccaacgtggcaaaaccccatctctactaaaaatacaaaagttagctgggtgtggtgtcacaagcctgtagtcccagctactcgggaggctgaggcaggagaatcgtttgaaccccaggaggtggagactgcagtgagctgagatcgtgccattgcactccagcctggaggtcagatcaagactctgtctcaaaaaccaaccaaaccaaccaaaccaaccaaaaaccaaccaaaaccaaaaccaaaaccaaacaaacaaaaaaaagacacagcCAAGGGCAGGGGTTTGAGATGGCCCAGGTCTTTCCACAGCTGTCCCACCCAGCCTTCTTCTCTTACCCTCCATCAGACGCAGAGAGAAAGTCAGCTTCTCCTCTGAGAACACCGTGGTCCTGAAGGGCAACCATGTGGGCAGGATGGCCTGGCTGCTCACATTGCCCTGCCTGAGAGAACAGCAACTGTGCACACCTGCCTCAGGTCACACCCACCTGGGCCCCACTGATGGGGAGTATCTCACTGCTACCCCACTACAGGGTCCTCAGCTATGGCCCAGCCAGACACCTTGAGCCTGAGGCTGCCCCTGCACCCTCCTGAACTTCTGCACCTGTGAGTGGCCTAGCCATCCTAACTGATGCTATGATGCTATCTGGGCTGCTGAAGACAGATACAGCTGAACCTAGGAGTTTGGTTTCTAGACTGAGATCTGCTCCCTCTTGAGCCCTGgacctgagtgtggtggc
This genomic interval from Gorilla gorilla gorilla isolate KB3781 chromosome 6, NHGRI_mGorGor1-v2.1_pri, whole genome shotgun sequence contains the following:
- the ZP3 gene encoding zona pellucida sperm-binding protein 3, which codes for MGIRWPEAAACCSAGTMELSYRLFICLLLWGSTELCYPQPLWLLQGGASRPETSVQPVLVECQEATLMVMVSKDLFGTGKLIRAADLTLGPEACEPLVSMDTEDVVRFEVGLHECGNSMQVTDDALVYSTFLLHDPRPVGNLSIVRTNRAEIPIECRYPRQGNVSSQAILPTWLPFRTTVFSEEKLTFSLRLMEENWNAEKRSPTFHLGDAAHLQAEIHTGSHVPLRLFVDHCVATPTPDQNASPYHTIVDFHGCLVDGLTDASSAFKVPRPGPDTLQFTVDVFHFANDSRNMIYITCHLKVTLAEQDPDELNKACFFSKPSNSWFPVEGPADICQCCNKGDCGTPSHSRRQPHVVSQWSRSASRNRRHVTEEADVTMGPLIFLDRSGDHEVEQWALPSDTSVVLLGVGLAVVVSLTLTAVILVLTRRCRTASHPVSASE